In one window of Azotobacter salinestris DNA:
- a CDS encoding glycoside hydrolase family 15 protein has protein sequence MATPEANAPESSPPIDPVASAFPPIGSLAALGDGRSLALLGPDGNVEWFCPGRFDAPPLVWPLLDRQQGGCLRIAPLAAERARAGYLEETAVFRYEWQGANGGARASLCMEWPGPPDRQCLLWLVEGLSGGIEFEVAFVPRPDFGRASCPVSGSADALELEAGGRRLWFQSACALRGNGREWTGRLSVHAGERAVFCLGTCLAGSLPARPLSASSIVARIEATTAAWRAWSASLQWSGRYRQDVVRSAITLKLLIHEPTGAVVAAGSTSLPEAIGGERNWDYRYTWFRDAGMTLSALFRLGCRQEAHRWAEWMQQTMLRHGMPLQVLYDVEGGFAREEENIPGISGYRGSRPVRVGNAARNQFQLDIYGELLECVHICDSMADDAMQAHWLHLRSAADFIAAHWREPGQGIWEMRSAPRHYVHSKAMAWVGLQRALWLQRRHDLAGDGERWSRESERIRREVMRLGISRDGRHFVQAYGEERLDASLLLLARNGFVEGNSELFGNTVSRIRQSLGADARGTFVRRYQTGTDDGLASGEGAFVICSFWLVEALVQNGQLEEAEALFERLLELRGEHGLYAEEIDPHSGEQLGNVPQAFSHVGLINAALALRDGVHWNRFAV, from the coding sequence TTGGCAACCCCAGAAGCGAATGCACCGGAGTCGTCGCCTCCGATCGATCCTGTTGCATCGGCCTTTCCGCCGATCGGCTCCCTGGCTGCGCTGGGGGACGGTCGTTCGCTGGCGCTGCTGGGCCCCGACGGCAATGTCGAGTGGTTCTGCCCCGGGCGTTTCGATGCGCCGCCGCTGGTCTGGCCGCTGCTGGACCGCCAGCAGGGAGGCTGCCTGCGCATCGCCCCGCTGGCAGCCGAGCGTGCTCGGGCGGGCTATCTGGAGGAGACCGCCGTCTTTCGCTATGAGTGGCAAGGGGCGAACGGAGGCGCACGCGCCAGCCTGTGCATGGAGTGGCCGGGGCCGCCCGACCGGCAGTGCCTGCTGTGGCTGGTGGAGGGGCTGTCCGGGGGCATCGAGTTCGAGGTGGCCTTCGTACCCCGGCCAGATTTCGGTCGCGCCTCCTGCCCCGTGAGCGGCTCGGCCGATGCGCTGGAACTGGAAGCCGGCGGCCGGCGCCTGTGGTTCCAGTCCGCCTGCGCCCTGCGCGGGAACGGGCGGGAATGGACCGGGCGCCTGTCCGTGCATGCCGGCGAGCGCGCAGTGTTCTGCCTGGGCACCTGTCTCGCGGGCAGCCTGCCGGCACGGCCATTGTCCGCTTCGTCCATCGTCGCGCGCATCGAGGCCACGACCGCCGCCTGGCGCGCCTGGAGCGCATCGCTGCAGTGGTCCGGGCGCTATCGGCAGGACGTCGTACGCAGCGCCATCACCCTGAAGCTGCTGATCCACGAGCCGACCGGCGCGGTGGTGGCGGCGGGCTCCACTTCGCTTCCCGAGGCCATCGGCGGCGAGCGCAACTGGGATTACCGCTACACCTGGTTCCGCGATGCCGGCATGACCCTGAGTGCCCTGTTCCGCCTGGGCTGCCGGCAGGAAGCGCACCGCTGGGCCGAGTGGATGCAGCAGACCATGCTGCGCCATGGCATGCCCCTGCAGGTGCTGTACGACGTGGAAGGCGGCTTTGCCCGGGAGGAGGAGAACATTCCCGGGATTTCCGGCTACCGGGGTTCGCGTCCGGTCCGTGTCGGCAATGCCGCGCGGAACCAGTTCCAGCTCGACATCTACGGCGAGTTGCTGGAATGCGTGCATATCTGCGACAGCATGGCCGACGATGCGATGCAGGCGCACTGGCTCCATCTGCGCAGCGCCGCGGACTTCATCGCCGCACATTGGCGCGAGCCCGGCCAGGGCATCTGGGAAATGCGCAGCGCGCCGCGGCATTACGTGCATTCCAAGGCCATGGCCTGGGTCGGGCTGCAGCGGGCCTTGTGGCTGCAGCGCCGGCACGACCTGGCCGGCGACGGCGAGCGCTGGAGCCGCGAGAGCGAACGGATCCGGCGGGAGGTGATGCGCCTGGGCATCAGCCGGGATGGCCGACACTTCGTGCAGGCCTACGGCGAAGAAAGGCTGGATGCCAGCCTGCTGCTGCTGGCGCGAAACGGTTTCGTCGAGGGGAACAGCGAGCTGTTCGGCAACACCGTATCGCGCATCCGCCAGAGCCTGGGCGCCGACGCACGAGGCACCTTCGTTCGCCGCTACCAGACCGGCACGGACGACGGACTGGCCAGTGGGGAAGGTGCCTTTGTCATCTGCAGCTTCTGGCTGGTCGAGGCCCTGGTGCAGAACGGGCAGCTGGAGGAGGCCGAGGCGCTCTTCGAGCGGCTGCTCGAGCTGCGGGGCGAGCACGGACTCTATGCCGAGGAAATCGATCCGCACAGCGGCGAGCAGCTCGGCAACGTCCCCCAGGCCTTTTCCCATGTGGGTCTGATCAATGCGGCACTGGCCCTGCGCGACGGCGTGCACTGGAACCGGTTCGCCGTCTAG
- a CDS encoding DUF421 domain-containing protein codes for MERMFFEDWFGLLRILIVGVLAYIALVCLLRLSGKRTLSKMNAFDLVVTVALGSTLATVLLNRSIALAEGALAFALLTGLQFAITWSSVRARWVRRIVKAEPQLLLHDGQFLKGALRRTRVTEEEILAAVRGAGMSGLEDVRAVVLETDGSFSVIRQGKQAGISTLANVVQPSEDGAV; via the coding sequence ATGGAGCGGATGTTTTTCGAGGACTGGTTCGGACTGCTGCGCATCCTGATCGTCGGAGTCCTGGCCTACATCGCCCTAGTCTGCCTGTTGCGGCTATCCGGCAAGCGGACCCTGTCCAAGATGAACGCCTTCGACCTGGTGGTGACGGTCGCCCTGGGCTCGACCCTGGCCACCGTCCTGCTCAACAGGAGCATCGCACTGGCCGAGGGAGCCCTGGCCTTCGCCTTGCTGACAGGACTGCAGTTCGCCATAACCTGGTCCAGCGTCAGGGCGCGCTGGGTGCGCCGGATCGTCAAGGCAGAGCCGCAGTTGCTGCTGCACGACGGGCAGTTCCTGAAGGGCGCCCTGCGGCGCACCCGGGTCACCGAGGAGGAAATCCTGGCGGCAGTGCGTGGTGCCGGGATGTCCGGCCTGGAAGATGTCCGGGCCGTCGTCCTGGAGACGGATGGCTCGTTCAGCGTGATCCGGCAAGGCAAGCAGGCCGGCATCTCGACGCTGGCGAATGTGGTGCAGCCGTCCGAGGACGGGGCTGTCTGA
- a CDS encoding DUF2254 domain-containing protein → MRAQIFKQLERMRSSFWFLPIVMASGTAALAALTIALDEAGTFQSLRAWGWTFTGGAEGASAVLGTLAGSMITIVGVVFSMTLVTLSLASSQYGPRLLRNFMRDTAYQVVLGTFVSTFLYCLLVLRTIRRVEDASFVPHLSVTLGVLFAIMSLGVLIYFIHHVSVSIQADQIVARIAAELSEEIDHFFPDQIGRGGPRTPHAPPAARFLEALEREARPVDATRDGYLQFIDADALMELATEEDIVLRLELRPGRYVVAGRPLVRVWPGNRTVDRLRKRVDAAFVLGSQRTPGQDIEFAIDQLVEIAVRALSPGINDPFTAITCVDRLGSSLCRVVRREMPSPYRHDDKGQPRVVASAVTFPEIADAAFSQIRHHARSSAAVTVRLLETIGVIAEFACRPEDRATLRQHAESIAHGACQGMLENDERRLVEARYQAAILLLGEPAGVWNAGRQPP, encoded by the coding sequence ATGAGAGCCCAGATCTTCAAGCAGCTGGAGCGCATGCGCTCCAGCTTCTGGTTCCTCCCGATCGTCATGGCCAGCGGGACGGCTGCCCTGGCCGCCCTGACCATCGCCCTCGACGAGGCGGGAACCTTCCAGTCGCTGCGGGCCTGGGGCTGGACCTTCACCGGCGGAGCGGAGGGGGCGAGCGCCGTGCTGGGAACCCTCGCCGGCTCCATGATCACCATCGTCGGCGTGGTGTTCTCGATGACCCTGGTCACCCTCTCGCTGGCCTCGTCGCAGTACGGGCCCCGACTGCTGCGCAATTTCATGCGCGACACCGCCTACCAGGTGGTGCTCGGCACCTTCGTCTCCACCTTCCTGTATTGCCTGCTCGTCCTGCGCACCATCCGCCGCGTGGAGGACGCCTCCTTCGTCCCGCACCTGTCGGTCACCCTCGGCGTACTGTTCGCGATCATGAGCCTGGGGGTGCTGATCTACTTCATCCACCATGTGTCCGTCTCCATCCAGGCCGACCAGATCGTGGCGCGGATCGCTGCGGAGCTGAGCGAAGAGATCGACCACTTCTTTCCGGACCAGATCGGCCGGGGCGGACCACGGACGCCGCACGCGCCTCCCGCTGCCCGGTTCCTCGAGGCGCTCGAGCGGGAGGCTCGGCCGGTCGACGCGACCAGGGACGGCTACCTCCAGTTCATCGATGCGGACGCTCTGATGGAGCTGGCCACCGAGGAGGACATCGTGCTGCGGCTGGAGCTGCGGCCAGGACGCTATGTCGTCGCGGGCCGGCCCCTAGTACGGGTCTGGCCCGGCAACCGGACGGTCGACCGGCTCAGGAAGCGGGTCGATGCCGCGTTCGTCCTCGGCAGCCAGCGGACGCCCGGGCAGGACATCGAATTCGCCATCGACCAGTTGGTCGAGATCGCCGTGCGGGCCCTTTCTCCGGGCATAAACGACCCGTTCACCGCGATCACCTGCGTGGATCGCCTGGGCTCGTCGCTGTGTCGCGTAGTTCGGCGCGAAATGCCGTCGCCCTACCGTCATGACGACAAGGGGCAGCCCCGGGTGGTTGCATCCGCCGTCACCTTCCCGGAGATCGCGGACGCGGCTTTCAGCCAGATTCGTCACCATGCCCGCTCCAGCGCCGCGGTGACCGTTCGCCTGCTGGAGACGATCGGCGTGATCGCGGAGTTCGCCTGCCGCCCGGAGGATCGCGCCACGCTTCGGCAGCATGCCGAGAGCATCGCCCACGGCGCTTGCCAGGGCATGCTCGAAAACGACGAGCGCCGGCTCGTGGAGGCACGTTACCAGGCGGCGATCCTGTTGCTCGGCGAGCCGGCAGGCGTCTGGAACGCCGGCAGGCAGCCCCCTTGA
- a CDS encoding SDR family oxidoreductase — translation MADTPPTVVICGATAGVGRATAQAFAQAGYRVALIARGERGLADTQAELQATGAQVLAIAADVADAEAIEQAAARVEAELGAIDVWVNSAMATVFGPVSRLSAAEFRRVTEVTYLGFVHGTLAALRHMRPRDRGTIVQVGSALAYRAIPLQSAYCAAKFAIRGFTDALRCELIHDGSRIRLTMVQLPAHNTPQFDWARNKMDKRPQPVPPIHRPEVAARAILRAADEAPRELWLGRATLQAILGNMLVPGLLDRMLARKAYEGQLTPEDEDPSRADNLFQPVEGLHRTAGRFADRARDEALAVGSGQARAMLAATVAALALIVIAVTAGLAG, via the coding sequence ATGGCCGACACCCCTCCCACCGTGGTGATCTGCGGCGCCACCGCCGGTGTCGGCCGCGCTACTGCCCAGGCCTTTGCCCAGGCCGGCTACCGGGTCGCGCTGATCGCCCGGGGCGAACGGGGGCTGGCCGACACCCAGGCCGAGCTGCAGGCGACCGGCGCCCAGGTCCTGGCGATCGCCGCCGACGTCGCCGACGCCGAGGCCATCGAGCAGGCGGCCGCCCGGGTGGAGGCCGAGCTGGGCGCGATCGACGTCTGGGTCAACTCGGCGATGGCCACCGTCTTCGGCCCGGTCAGCCGGCTGAGCGCGGCGGAGTTCCGCCGCGTCACCGAGGTGACCTACCTGGGCTTCGTGCACGGCACCCTGGCGGCCCTGCGCCACATGCGACCGCGCGATCGCGGCACCATCGTCCAGGTGGGCTCGGCGCTGGCCTACCGGGCCATTCCGCTGCAGTCGGCCTACTGTGCGGCGAAGTTCGCCATCCGCGGCTTCACCGACGCCCTGCGCTGCGAACTCATCCACGACGGCAGCCGGATCCGCCTGACCATGGTCCAGCTGCCGGCCCACAACACCCCCCAGTTCGACTGGGCGCGCAACAAGATGGACAAGCGCCCGCAGCCGGTGCCGCCGATCCACCGGCCGGAGGTGGCCGCACGCGCCATCCTGCGGGCGGCCGACGAGGCGCCGCGCGAACTCTGGCTGGGGCGCGCCACCCTGCAGGCCATTCTCGGCAACATGCTCGTACCCGGCCTGCTCGACCGCATGCTGGCCAGGAAGGCCTACGAGGGGCAGCTGACCCCGGAGGACGAGGATCCGAGCCGCGCGGACAACCTCTTCCAGCCGGTCGAGGGCCTGCACCGCACCGCAGGCCGCTTCGCCGACCGCGCCCGGGACGAGGCGCTGGCCGTCGGTTCGGGACAGGCCAGGGCCATGCTTGCCGCCACCGTGGCGGCGCTGGCCCTGATCGTCATTGCAGTCACCGCCGGGCTGGCCGGTTGA
- a CDS encoding manganese catalase family protein: MFVHNKRLQYTVRVAAPNPGLANLLLEQFGGPQGELAAAMRYFTQGLAEDDAGRKDLLMDIATEELSHLEIIGSIVGMLNKGAKGQLAEGVEQEAELYRSLTGGGNDSHITSLLYGGGPALTNSGGVPWNAAYIDTIGEPTADLRSNIAAEARAKIIYERLINVTDDPGIQDALKFLMTRELAHQKSFEKALHSMQPNFPQGKLAGMPEFTNTYFNMSQGADDVRGPWNQGAEWQFVETPQPAVDGGDGMATVTLPDKDVQVWKQMASRTMSNPSADPLTGADLGSGKTHH; encoded by the coding sequence ATGTTTGTCCACAACAAGCGTCTTCAATACACCGTCCGGGTTGCGGCACCGAATCCTGGTCTTGCGAATCTGCTGCTGGAGCAGTTTGGCGGGCCACAAGGCGAACTCGCGGCGGCGATGCGCTACTTCACCCAGGGCCTGGCCGAAGACGATGCCGGCCGCAAGGATCTGCTGATGGACATCGCGACCGAGGAGCTCAGCCACCTGGAGATCATCGGCTCGATCGTCGGCATGCTGAACAAGGGGGCCAAGGGGCAACTGGCCGAGGGCGTCGAGCAGGAGGCCGAGCTGTACCGCTCGCTGACCGGTGGCGGCAACGACTCCCACATCACCTCCCTGCTGTACGGCGGCGGACCGGCCCTGACCAACTCGGGCGGGGTGCCCTGGAACGCGGCCTACATCGACACCATCGGCGAGCCCACGGCCGACCTGCGCTCGAACATCGCGGCCGAGGCCCGCGCCAAGATCATCTACGAGCGGCTGATCAACGTCACCGACGATCCCGGCATCCAGGATGCGCTCAAGTTCCTGATGACCCGCGAGCTGGCCCACCAGAAGTCGTTCGAGAAGGCACTGCATTCGATGCAGCCCAACTTCCCGCAAGGGAAGCTGGCGGGCATGCCCGAGTTCACCAACACCTACTTCAACATGTCCCAGGGCGCGGACGACGTGCGCGGGCCGTGGAACCAGGGCGCCGAATGGCAGTTCGTCGAGACGCCGCAGCCGGCGGTCGACGGCGGCGACGGCATGGCCACCGTGACCCTTCCCGACAAGGACGTGCAGGTCTGGAAGCAGATGGCTTCGCGCACCATGTCGAACCCCTCCGCCGACCCGCTCACCGGCGCCGACCTCGGCTCCGGCAAGACCCATCACTGA
- a CDS encoding CinA family protein, translating to MEDIGKLVTFLEERKLKLSTAESCTCGLMASLLANEPGCGQVLDCGFIVYSPQAKHGLLGVDFATIERFGLTSEEVATEMAIGALKASRADLAVANTGVADDSEEDPGGTQCYAYALMRGEQLAVVSETVRFDGDRVEIRKQAARHGLSQIPEKLEELLKKLG from the coding sequence ATGGAAGACATCGGCAAGCTGGTGACCTTTCTCGAGGAGCGCAAGTTGAAGCTGAGCACCGCCGAGTCCTGTACCTGCGGACTCATGGCCTCGCTGCTGGCGAACGAGCCCGGTTGCGGCCAGGTGCTGGACTGCGGCTTCATCGTCTATTCGCCGCAGGCCAAGCACGGGCTGCTCGGTGTCGATTTCGCCACCATCGAGCGCTTTGGCCTGACCAGCGAGGAGGTGGCCACGGAAATGGCGATCGGTGCGCTCAAGGCCAGCCGTGCCGATCTGGCGGTGGCCAATACCGGGGTGGCCGACGATTCCGAGGAGGATCCGGGCGGCACCCAGTGCTATGCCTATGCCCTGATGCGGGGCGAGCAACTGGCCGTGGTCAGCGAAACGGTGCGCTTCGACGGCGACCGGGTCGAGATCCGCAAGCAGGCGGCCCGCCATGGCCTGAGCCAGATTCCGGAAAAGCTCGAAGAGCTGCTGAAAAAACTCGGCTGA
- a CDS encoding PQQ-dependent sugar dehydrogenase, which produces MLRLTRLLIGTPLLLLLGSCGDTAKLPVSEGYGPQPKLPEPKSTLIPTVHIAKAVGWPHDEMPIAAEGLLVKAFARGLDHPRTLLTLPNGDVLVAETNTPPKPDDDKGVRGWVMKKAMARAGAGVPSANRISLLRDGDGDGFAEIRTILLENLNSPFGMALVGDQLYVANTDAIVRFPYREGATEIDTPGVKVADLPAGTRNHHWTKDLIASRDGSKLYVTVGSNSNVAEHGMEAEENRAAILEVDPASGATRLFASGLRNPNGLAWQPQSGALWVAVNERDEIGSDLVPDYMTSVRDGGFYGWPYSYFGQHVDERVKPPRPDLVTKALVPDYALGAHTASLGLTFYEGELLPPRYRNGAFVGQHGSWNRKPRSGYKVIFVPFDDQGRPVGPPEDILTGFVDEEKDEAYGRPVGVTVDKAGALLVADDVGNVVWRITPAP; this is translated from the coding sequence TGCTCCTCCTCGGCAGCTGCGGCGACACCGCCAAGTTGCCGGTCAGCGAAGGCTACGGGCCGCAACCGAAGCTGCCCGAGCCGAAGTCGACCCTGATCCCCACGGTGCACATCGCCAAGGCGGTCGGCTGGCCGCATGACGAGATGCCCATCGCCGCCGAGGGCTTGCTGGTGAAGGCCTTCGCCAGAGGCCTGGACCACCCGCGCACGCTGCTGACCCTGCCCAACGGCGACGTGCTGGTCGCCGAGACCAACACACCGCCCAAGCCCGATGACGACAAGGGCGTCCGCGGCTGGGTGATGAAGAAGGCGATGGCCCGCGCCGGTGCCGGTGTGCCCAGCGCCAACCGCATCAGCCTGCTGCGCGACGGGGACGGCGACGGGTTCGCGGAAATCCGCACGATACTGCTGGAGAACCTCAACTCGCCGTTCGGCATGGCGCTGGTCGGCGACCAGCTCTATGTCGCCAACACCGACGCCATCGTCCGCTTCCCCTACCGGGAAGGCGCCACCGAGATCGACACTCCCGGAGTGAAAGTGGCCGACCTGCCGGCCGGAACGCGCAACCATCACTGGACCAAGGACCTGATCGCCAGCCGCGACGGCAGCAAGCTCTACGTCACCGTGGGCTCCAACAGCAACGTCGCCGAGCACGGTATGGAAGCGGAGGAGAACCGCGCCGCCATCCTCGAGGTCGATCCGGCCAGCGGCGCCACCCGCCTGTTCGCCTCCGGCCTGCGCAACCCCAACGGCCTGGCCTGGCAGCCGCAAAGCGGCGCGCTCTGGGTCGCGGTCAACGAGCGCGACGAGATCGGCAGCGACCTGGTACCGGACTACATGACCTCGGTCCGGGACGGCGGCTTCTACGGCTGGCCCTACAGCTACTTCGGCCAGCACGTCGACGAGCGCGTCAAGCCGCCGCGCCCGGATCTGGTGACCAAGGCCCTGGTGCCGGATTACGCCCTCGGCGCGCACACCGCCTCCCTGGGCCTGACCTTCTACGAGGGCGAGCTGCTGCCGCCGCGCTACCGCAACGGCGCCTTCGTCGGCCAGCACGGCTCCTGGAACCGCAAGCCGCGCAGCGGCTACAAGGTGATCTTCGTGCCCTTCGACGACCAAGGCCGCCCCGTCGGGCCGCCGGAAGACATCCTCACCGGATTCGTCGACGAGGAGAAGGACGAGGCCTACGGCCGGCCGGTCGGCGTGACGGTCGACAAGGCGGGCGCGCTGCTGGTGGCCGACGATGTGGGGAATGTCGTGTGGCGGATTACGCCGGCGCCCTGA